The region CACGCAGGGTGGTTGCAACCTTTTCGCCAACGATGTCGAAGGTCTGTTCGAAGCTGATGTTTTCGTCGTGGCCTACGTCCGGCTTGGTGCTGGGAGTGTAGAGCGGATTTTCGAGCTTCTGGCAGAGCTGCAGATTTTCGGGGAGGACATGACCGCAGATCTTACCGGTCTTCTGGTAGTCCTTCCAGCCGGAACCCACGATGTAACCGCGGACGATGCATTCCACGGAATGACGGTGAGCCTTCTTAACGATCATGGAGCGGCCGCGGAGATAGTCGGCGTGCTTCTTCAGCACTTCCGGATATTCGTTCACGTCGGCGGTGATCAGGTGGTTCTTCATGCCAAGCTGCTTGAACCAGAACAGAGAAAGCTGGTTCAGGATCTTGCCCTTACCCGGAATGGGGGTGGGGAGGACCACGTCAAAGGCGGAGAGACGGTCGGAAGC is a window of Fibrobacter sp. DNA encoding:
- a CDS encoding phosphoribosylaminoimidazolesuccinocarboxamide synthase, yielding MSLKFETPITEVPLFHQGKVRDMYDLGDSFLMVASDRLSAFDVVLPTPIPGKGKILNQLSLFWFKQLGMKNHLITADVNEYPEVLKKHADYLRGRSMIVKKAHRHSVECIVRGYIVGSGWKDYQKTGKICGHVLPENLQLCQKLENPLYTPSTKPDVGHDENISFEQTFDIVGEKVATTLRDMSLDIYTKARDYAASKGIILADTKFEFGEIDGETILIDEVLTPDSSRYWPADKYQVGKNQESFDKQYIRDWLETLDWGKCYPGPEIPADVVKNTLDKYIEIFVRLTGKQPEL